The following proteins are co-located in the Solanum pennellii chromosome 1, SPENNV200 genome:
- the LOC107012315 gene encoding uncharacterized protein LOC107012315, whose protein sequence is MTELLSMAMAMAVDDDMKDDSDSPLDLISVDSNKSGDVLSPEDVAWADSCLINDLAILDNGMDSLKHVLLDTFPSQAIFSAVIRDDSPQDSRIVPSIEETEISGILGDSIYDFSPINEQEGDTTRHLINNKDPDIFWSRINLENVFSSTYNEDMRVVEASDSEVDSEFSTFVEENLDDDIFKVWELDIPDEEDGLVKQLNKALVGSSVDSIPPASENVEVLVNKLVDDIVSGLDDMSLNPTTD, encoded by the coding sequence ATGACTGAACTTCTCTCCATGGCCATGGCCATGGCTGTTGATGATGACATGAAAGATGACAGTGATTCTCCGCTTGACCTCATTTCTGTAGATAGCAACAAGAGTGGAGATGTGCTTTCACCTGAGGATGTAGCATGGGCTGACTCATGCCTCATTAATGATCTTGCTATATTGGACAACGGCATGGATTCTTTGAAACATGTCTTACTGGACACTTTTCCTTCCCAAGCAATCTTTTCTGCAGTGATAAGGGATGACTCTCCTCAAGACTCTCGTATTGTCCCCTCCATTGAAGAGACAGAAATTTCAGGGATTTTAGGTGACTCGATTTATGATTTTTCTCCAATTAATGAACAAGAAGGGGACACTACTCGTCATCTGATAAATAACAAAGATCCAGATATTTTTTGGTCCAGAATTAActtagaaaatgttttttcttcCACCTATAACGAGGACATGAGAGTAGTTGAAGCCTCCGATTCTGAAGTAGATTCAGAGTTTTCAAcatttgttgaagaaaatttAGATGACGATATATTCAAGGTCTGGGAACTTGACATTCCCGATGAGGAAGATGGGCTTGTTAAACAGCTCAACAAAGCCCTTGTAGGAAGCTCCGTGGACTCCATCCCTCCAGCTTCTGAAAATGTTGAGGTACTGGTCAACAAGTTGGTTGATGATATCGTTTCTGGCCTCGATGACATGTCATTGAATCCAACAACTGATTAA